The Anaerobranca californiensis DSM 14826 genomic sequence CATTTTTAGCTTAGCCAAGCCTCTTAAATGAGTATATCTCATAGAATGTTTTTCCTTAGCATCTGCAAAAACTCGCTCTATTGTTTGTGACCTTAAAGAATACAACTCTTTGCCTTGTGGAGTGTGCCTTACATCCTCAGCTTTTTCGATATACTCTTCCCATATATGTCT encodes the following:
- a CDS encoding transposase: RHIWEEYIEKAEDVRHTPQGKELYSLRSQTIERVFADAKEKHSMRYTHLRGLAKLKMQVTLIFACMNLKKLAKWKRKKGMLPPFTSLCKDFLDFYLMKKQFA